A portion of the Lolium rigidum isolate FL_2022 chromosome 1, APGP_CSIRO_Lrig_0.1, whole genome shotgun sequence genome contains these proteins:
- the LOC124685381 gene encoding alpha-mannosidase 2-like, whose translation MHFFTGGGRPGALLPTTAKPKPHHHRAKVLSSPASSSSRRRGPHPAPSSSRRALYLAAAFFLLLFLFAFLRLGLPTSRSSARPPPTRPRARLTRRPAFRRDSAAAEAAAAAVAARAGREAPVDITTRDLYDRIQFQDADGGAWKQGWEVSYKGHEWDAEKLKVFVAPHSHNDPGWIHTVEEYYQRQSRHILDTIIESLSKDPRRKFIWEEMSYLERWWRDAPKKKQEDLAKLVRNGQLEIVSGGWVMNDEANSHYFAIIEQMMEGNMWLNDTIGVVPKNSWSIDPFGYSSTMAYLLRRMGFHNMLIQRTHYELKKELAMKQNLEYLWRQNWDIEETTDIFVHMMPFYSYDIPHTCGPEPAICCQFDFARMRGFSYESCPWRFDPVETDSNNVQERATKLLDQYRKKSTLYRTNTLLIPLGDDFRYVNTEEAEAQFRNYEKLFDYINSNPHLNAEIQFGTLEDYFSTLRDEAEKINYSRPGEVGSVELQGFPTLSGDFFTYADRNQDYWSGYYVSRPFFKAVDRVLEQTLRASEILSSFVLGYCQRFQCAKLSISFSHKLTAARRNLALFQHHDGVTGTAKDHVVVDYGTRMHTSLQDLQLFMSRAVEVLLGDVHDRSDPTILSHFEPEQERSKFDVQPVHRVLKPQEGKTHSVVLFNPLEQTRNEIVMIVVSNPDVSVLNSTGSCLKSQISPEWQYVSGEKIFTGRHRLYWRASVPALGLETYYVAAGQDCEKATPAVVKTFTASQEFPCPEPYHCSNLEGETTDMKNSYHTLSFDVSHGLLRTVTRHKHGEQTVIGEEIAMYSSRGSGAYLFKPIGEAHPIVKEGGYFILTEGPLVQEAHSLPKTEWDKSPLSHSTRIYSCGDSTQDMLIEKEYHVELVGRVFDDREVIVRYKTGIDNQRVFYSDLNGFQMSRRQTYDKIPLQGNYYPMPSLSFLQDSLGNRFSVHSKQSLGAASLQNGWMEIMLDRRLVRDDGRGLGQGVMDNRPMNVIFHLLMESNMSALPKSHSLLTLQPSILSHRVGAHLNYPMHAFVSKNLLSKSFKLHQQTFAPLATSLPCDLHIVNLKVPQPLKFPHAEAAEPRFAMLLQRRGWDASYCKKGGLQCTSIGEEPVNLFDMFKDLSVLNVKATSLNLLNDDPEMLGYLEQIGDVAQEGNVLISPMEIQAYKLDLQPPSSPEE comes from the exons ATGCACTTCTTCACAGGCGGCGGCCGCCCGGGCGCCCTCCTCCCGACCACCGCCAAGCCCAAGCCGCACCACCACCGCGCCAAGGTCCTCTCctccccggcctcctcctcctcccgccgccgcggccCCCACCCCGCCCcatcctcctcccgccgcgccctctacctcgccgccgccttcttcctcctcctcttcctcttcgccttcctccgcctcggcctccccaCCTCCCGCTCCTCCGCCAGGCCGCCCCCCACCCGGCCCCGCGCGCGCCTCACCCGCAGGCCGGCCTTCCGCCGCGActccgcggcggcggaggccgccgcggccgccgtcgccgcgcgggCCGGCCGCGAGGCGCCCGTCGACATCACCACCAGGGACCTCTACGACCGGATCCAGTTCCAGGACGCGGACGGCGGCGCCTGGAAGCAGGGCTGGGAGGTCTCCTACAAGGGCCACGAGTGGGACGCcgagaagctcaaggtcttcgtCGCGCCCCACTCCCACAACGACCCCGGGTGGATCCACACCGTCGAGGAGTACTACCAGCGACAGTCGCGACACATCCTCGACACCATCATCGAATCCCTCTCCAAG GATCCGCGCAGGAAATTCATATGGGAGGAGATGTCCTACCTCGAGAGGTGGTGGCGCGACGCCCCGAAGAAGAAGCAGGAGGACTTGGCCAAGCTAGTGCGCAATGGCCAGCTCGAGATTGTTAGTGGCGGATGGGTCATGAACGATGAG GCAAACTCCCACTACTTTGCCATCATAGAGCAG ATGATGGAGGGGAACATGTGGCTCAATGATACCATTGGAGTTGTTCCTAAAAATTCTTGGTCCATTGACCCATTTGGCTATTCATCTACCATGGCTTATCTACTGAGGAGAATGGGTTTCCACAATATGTTAATCCAGCGAACACACTATGAGCTGAAAAAGGAGCTAGCGATGAAACAGAATCTTGAGTATTTGTGGAGGCAAAACTGGGATATCGAAGAAACGACcgacatatttgttcatatgatgcccTTCTATTCTTATGACATACCACACACCTGCGGACCAGAGCCAGCTATCTGCTGCCAGTTTGACTTTGCTCGAATGCGTGGTTTCAGCTACGAATCTTGCCCATGGAGGTTTGACCCAGTTGAAACAGATTCGAACAATGTTCAAGAGAGAGCAACAAAACTTCTAGATCAATACAGGAAAAAATCAACCCTGTACAGAACAAATACACTTCTCATTCCTTTGGGAGATGATTTCCGGTATGTTAATACCGAGGAAGCAGAAGCTCAGTTCCGCAATTATGAAAAACTTTTTGATTACATAAATTCTAATCCCCATCTGAATGCTGAAATCCAATTTGGAACCCTGGAGGATTACTTCTCTACACTGAGAGATGAAGCTGAAAAGATAAACTACTCACGCCCTGGTGAAGTTGGTTCTGTTGAGCTGCAAGGTTTTCCAACACTTTCAGGGGATTTCTTTACATATGCTGATAGAAATCAGGATTACTGGAGTGGTTACTATGTATCAAGGCCATTCTTCAAAGCAGTTGACCGCGTTCTGGAGCAGACGCTCCGTGCCTCAGAGATTCTGAGTTCATTTGTTCTTGGATACTGCCAGAGATTTCAGTGTGCAAAACTTTCCATCAGTTTCTCTCACAAACTAACAGCAGCAAGGAGGAATCTGGCACTTTTTCAGCATCATGATGGGGTGACTGGCACGGCTAAGGATCATGTTGTAGTGGACTATGGGACTCGAATGCACACTTCTTTGCAAGACTTGCAGCTATTTATGTCCAGGGCAGTTGAAGTGCTTTTGGGAGATGTCCATGATAGATCTGATCCTACCATTTTATCACATTTTGAGCCAGAGCAGGAAAGGTCAAAGTTTGATGTTCAACCTGTGCATAGGGTTCTCAAGCCTCAAGAAGGGAAGACACATTCTGTTGTCCTTTTTAACCCATTAGAGCAAACAAGGAATGAGATTGTAATGATCGTTGTAAGTAATCCTGATGTATCTGTTCTCAATTCAACTGGGTCCTGTTTGAAAAGTCAAATTTCCCCTGAGTGGCAGTATGTGAGTGGCGAAAAGATTTTTACTGGCCGGCACCGCCTTTATTGGAGAGCTTCTGTTCCTGCACTGGGTTTAGAGACCTACTATGTGGCTGCTGGCCAGGATTGTGAAAAGGCTACTCCTGCTGTCGTAAAAACATTCACAGCTTCCCAAGAATTTCCTTGTCCTGAACCATATCATTGTTCAAATCTTGAAGGCGAAACTACGGATATGAAAAACTCTTATCATACTCTTTCTTTTGATGTCAGTCATGGCCTCCTCCGGACCGTAACTCGTCACAAACATGGGGAACAAACTGTGATAGGCGAAGAAATTGCAATGTACAGCAGTCGTGGAAGTGGGGCATACTTGTTCAAACCTATTGGGGAAGCGCACCCAATTGTTAAGGAGGGAGGATATTTCATCCTAACTGAAGGGCCATTGGTTCAAGAAGCCCATTCCCTTCCCAAGACGGAGTGGGATAAGTCACCTCTCTCGCATAGCACACGGATTTATAGTTGCGGGGACTCTACACAGGATATGCTAATTGagaaggaataccatgttgaacTTGTAGGTCGTGTATTTGATGACAGGGAGGTGATAGTCAGATACAAGACAGGTATTGACAACCAGAGAGTTTTCTACTCTGATCTAAATGGCTTTCAGATGAGCAGGAGGCAGACATATGATAAGATCCCATTGCAGGGCAATTATTACCCAATGCCATCACTTTCCTTCCTACAGGATTCGCTTGGCAACCGGTTTTCAGTACACTCTAAGCAATCATTAGGGGCGGCAAGCTTACAAAATGGATGGATGGAGATTATGTTGGATCGTAGGCTGGTTCGGGATGATGGTCGTGGTTTAGGGCAGGGGGTAATGGACAACCGGCCCATGAATGTGATCTTCCATCTCCTCATGGAGTCTAACATGTCTGCTTTGCCTAAATCCCACAGTTTGCTTACTCTCCAACCGTCAATCCTCTCCCACCGTGTGGGGGCACACCTGAACTATCCAATGCATGCTTTTGTGAGCAAAAACCTTCTTTCAAAATCCTTCAAGCTTCATCAACAGACATTTGCTCCATTAGCTACTTCTTTGCCCTGTGATCTACATATTGTCAACTTGAAGGTCCCTCAGCCTCTAAAATTTCCTCATGCTGAAGCAGCTGAGCCAAGATTTGCCATGTTGTTGCAGAGAAGGGGCTGGGATGCATCGTACTGCAAAAAGGGTGGGTTACAGTGTACAAGTATTGGGGAAGAGCCTGTAAATCTCTTCGACATGTTCAAAGATCTGTCGGTTTTAAATGTGAAGGCAACATCTCTGAACCTCTTGAATGATGACCCTGAAATGCTAGGGTATCTGGAGCAGATCGGTGATGTGGCTCAGGAGGGTAACGTTCTCATCTCACCAATGGAAATTCAGGCGTATAAGTTAGACCTACAGCCACCGTCATCACCAGAGGAATAG
- the LOC124685382 gene encoding TORTIFOLIA1-like protein 5 produces the protein MGPAPREPMKQRVNRCLHRLSDRDTEAMAANELDAIARGLDADELPVFLAAVSDTRPTDKTPLRRHSLRLLALLVAAHPRDAVAPLVPRLVAAALRRVRDPDSSVRAALVDAARAAGAASPSAPAALGPLADAVLHEQDQCAQLSAALAAAAAVEASAPTSDLAAYLLPLLPRLLKLLRGAAFKAKPALISLIGAASAATDAEAAATAVPCLRDALAGDDWAARKAAAEALALLALEHGDDLAAHKPGCIAVFEAKRFDKVKIVRESMNRMIEAWREIPDMEEDVCSSDAPPSQPRSSLTDSASSDARYPADSLGFNSVQSVTRRNTLPASRSPPSDAMRNVNNRRSCPPSPIRNKKGSSPSRSSEAGQAKKYDYKVDVTVAADATPIKAVTEEKLLKEGNVRARLEARKMLFQKSGEKGYKKLAGIKSGSRVVPYNGDGDSEESTEVEDRPEEFQSEEPEELESAHKDEDLSKIRMQLVQIENQQTNLLDLLQKFMGSSQNGIRSLETRVNGLEMALDEISRDMAASSGRMPNSEPGMNSCCIPSPKFWRRNDGGRYSSRYPVTDIANYSGDSKTSHMWERQKFGVHGGFVTNPLAEPNASFVRSTLAQEGRRHNSAQYKAR, from the exons ATGGGGCCAGCGCCGAGGGAGCCCATGAAGCAGCGGGTGAACCGCTGCCTGCACCGCCTCTCCGACCGGGACACGGAGGCCATGGCCGCCAACGAGCTGGACGCCATCGCGCGCGGCCTGGACGCCGACGAGCTGCCCGTCTTCCTCGCCGCCGTCTCCGACACGCGGCCCACCGACAAGACCCCGCTCCGCCGGCActccctccgcctcctcgccctCCTCGTCGCCGCGCACCCGCGCGACGCCGTGGCGCCGCTGGTGCCGCGGCTCGTCGCCGCCGCGCTGCGCCGGGTGCGCGACCCGGACTCCTCCGTGCGCGCCGCGCTCGTcgacgccgcgcgcgccgccggggCCGCCTCCCCCTCGGCGCCCGCCGCGCTGGGCCCGCTCGCCGACGCCGTGCTCCACGAGCAGGACCAGTGCGCGCAGCTCTCCGCCGCgctcgcggccgccgccgccgtcgaggcctCCGCCCCGACCTCCGACCTCGCCGCCTACCTCCTGCCGCTCCTCCCGcgcctcctcaagctcctccgcgGCGCCGCCTTTAAGGCCAAGCCGGCCCTCATCTCCCTCATCGGCGCCGCCTCGGCCGCCACCGACGccgaggccgccgccaccgccgtgccgtgCCTccgcgacgcgctcgccggggacGACTGGGCCGCGCGAAAAGCCGCCGCCGAGGCGCTCGCGCTGCTGGCCCTGGAGCACGGGGACGACCTCGCCGCACACAAACCCGGCTGCATTGCAGTCTTCGAGGCCAAGAGATTCGATAAG GTGAAGATTGTGCGGGAATCCATGAACCGGATGATCGAGGCGTGGAGGGAGATCCCGGACATGGAGGAGGATGTGTGCTCCTCCGACGCGCCGCCGTCCCAGCCCAGATCTTCTCTAACAG ACAGCGCAAGTAGTGATGCTCGATACCCGGCCGATTCCCTAGGCTTCAACTCCGTCCAATCGGTTACAAGGAGGAACACGCTGCCGGCAAGCAGGTCGCCCCCGTCAGATGCAATGCGCAATGTCAATAACAGAAGGAGCTGCCCCCCTTCCCCCATCAGAAACAAGAAGGGTTCGTCGCCTTCACGCAGCAGCGAGGCAGGCCAAGCCAAGAAATACGACTATAAGGTTGACGTTACCGTTGCCGCAGATGCCACCCCGATCAAGGCGGTGACCGAGGAGAAGCTTCTGAAAGAGGGCAATGTTAGAGCGAGGCTTGAAGCGCGGAAGATGCTTTTCCAGAAGAGTGGGGAGAAGGGTTACAAGAAGTTGGCCGGGATCAAGTCGGGGTCTAGAGTTGTTCCATACAACGGTGACGGTGACTCGGAAGAGAGTACCGAGGTTGAGGATCGGCCTGAAGAGTTTCAGTCAGAAGAGCCTGAGGAGCTTGAGTCAGCTCACAAAGATGAGGACCTGTCGAAGATCAGGATGCAGCTAGTTCAGATTGAGAATCAACAGACAAACTTACTTGATCTTCTGCAG aaATTTATGGGGAGCTCCCAGAATGGGATACGTTCCTTGGAGACAAGGGTGAACGGTCTGGAAATGGCACTGGACGAGATCTCGCGTGATATGGCGGCCTCTTCAGGAAGGATGCCAAACAGTGAACCTGGCATGAACTCCTGCTGCATCCCGAGCCCAAAATTCTGGAGGAGAAATGATGGCGGTAGATACTCTTCAAGGTACCCTGTCACCGACATAGCAAACTACTCGGGGGACAGCAAAACTTCTCATATGTGGGAGAGGCAGAAGTTTGGAGTTCATGGTGGGTTTGTCACCAACCCACTAGCAGAGCCGAACGCTTCGTTTGTAAGGAGCACATTGGCTCAGGAAGGCAGGAGGCATAATTCAGCCCAATACAAGGCGAGATAG